One window from the genome of Kaistella carnis encodes:
- a CDS encoding DMT family transporter — translation MNPEKEKWVLLIVLSIIWGSSFILIKKSLDHFSPYEVGALRVLIAGILLLPMAISNIKKFPRKHIKWLVLAAITGNFIPMFLFPIAEKAVSSSIAGIVNSMMPIFVIIVGLLFWKFSTTKRQLVGVAISFSGACILALSGGESGDLKLFPIVLLLIATLGYAISMTTVKAKLHEIPAKILSAFVFSFVLIVPSLVALVLSGFFTDLHPDRSLFIGLGFVSLLSIFGTGLAMMMNYRLLNISTPLFASTVTLLMPVVAVIWGILDGEKLTPMQFVGAFIILGGLIFLRAKSPKKEKPQDPKVVRF, via the coding sequence ATGAATCCTGAAAAAGAAAAATGGGTTTTACTGATAGTGCTTTCCATTATTTGGGGTTCTTCATTTATATTAATAAAAAAATCACTGGACCATTTCAGTCCGTACGAAGTTGGTGCTTTAAGGGTTCTGATTGCCGGCATACTTTTGCTGCCAATGGCAATCAGTAATATTAAAAAGTTCCCGAGAAAACATATAAAATGGTTGGTCTTGGCAGCGATCACGGGAAATTTCATTCCTATGTTTCTTTTTCCTATTGCCGAAAAAGCGGTCAGCAGCAGCATTGCGGGAATTGTAAATTCAATGATGCCCATTTTCGTTATTATTGTTGGATTGCTTTTCTGGAAATTTTCAACAACGAAAAGACAATTAGTTGGCGTTGCCATCAGTTTTTCGGGTGCGTGTATATTAGCACTCTCGGGTGGTGAAAGTGGAGATTTAAAATTGTTTCCTATCGTCTTACTATTGATCGCTACTTTGGGTTACGCGATTTCAATGACGACTGTAAAAGCAAAACTCCATGAAATCCCCGCAAAAATCCTTTCGGCTTTCGTATTTTCCTTTGTGCTTATTGTGCCGTCACTAGTTGCTTTAGTGCTTTCTGGATTTTTTACAGACCTTCATCCAGATCGGAGTTTATTTATTGGATTGGGATTTGTGAGTTTGCTTTCCATTTTCGGAACTGGTTTGGCCATGATGATGAATTATCGCCTACTCAATATTTCTACGCCTTTGTTTGCCTCCACCGTCACTTTATTAATGCCGGTTGTCGCTGTGATCTGGGGGATTCTGGATGGGGAAAAACTTACACCCATGCAGTTTGTAGGCGCATTTATTATTTTGGGAGGACTCATTTTTCTGCGTGCAAAAAGCCCTAAAAAAGAAAAACCGCAAGACCCAAAAGTCGTGCGGTTTTAA
- the aat gene encoding leucyl/phenylalanyl-tRNA--protein transferase — MILLNPNEISFPDPALLDSESGIMAIGGDLSADRLAFAYQIGLFPWFNPDEEILWWCPDPRFVLFPQELKVSKSMRKILRDKIFTFTENTCFRKVLEECKNIYRKDQDGTWLSDELIDSVVELHHQGIAKSIEVWQNDELVGGLYGIQIGKVFCGESMFSKVSNASKAGFINFIQSHLDEIELIDCQIHSEHLESLGAKMITKKEYLNILKNNSNYES; from the coding sequence ATGATACTTCTAAATCCCAATGAAATTTCTTTTCCAGATCCTGCCTTGCTCGATTCCGAGTCAGGCATCATGGCAATTGGAGGCGATCTGTCTGCCGATCGGTTAGCTTTTGCCTATCAAATTGGTCTTTTTCCCTGGTTCAATCCCGATGAAGAGATTTTGTGGTGGTGTCCCGATCCCCGTTTTGTGCTTTTTCCCCAAGAGTTGAAAGTTTCAAAGTCAATGAGGAAAATTTTGCGGGATAAGATTTTTACTTTTACTGAAAATACGTGTTTCCGAAAAGTCCTGGAAGAATGTAAAAATATTTACAGAAAAGATCAGGACGGAACCTGGCTTTCTGATGAATTGATTGACTCGGTTGTCGAACTGCATCATCAGGGAATTGCAAAAAGCATCGAAGTTTGGCAAAATGATGAATTGGTCGGTGGTCTCTACGGAATACAAATCGGTAAAGTTTTTTGTGGTGAAAGCATGTTTTCAAAAGTTAGCAACGCGTCAAAAGCGGGTTTTATTAATTTTATTCAAAGCCATTTAGATGAAATAGAATTGATCGACTGCCAGATCCACTCGGAACATCTGGAAAGTTTAGGCGCAAAAATGATTACTAAAAAGGAGTATTTAAATATTTTAAAAAATAACAGCAACTATGAATCCTGA
- a CDS encoding DUF3127 domain-containing protein, protein MELQGTVKKITEVQTFASGFQKREMVLMTEEQYPQPINIEFLQEKGDLLNPLKEGDKVKVSINLRGREWTSPQGEVKYFNSITGWRVDSLGEGGFNEPTQATPSATTQAAPAQGGNVFEEDEDDLPF, encoded by the coding sequence ATGGAATTACAAGGAACAGTAAAGAAAATAACTGAAGTTCAGACATTTGCGAGTGGATTTCAAAAAAGAGAAATGGTGCTGATGACCGAAGAACAGTACCCTCAACCTATTAATATTGAATTTCTGCAGGAAAAAGGAGATTTATTAAATCCACTAAAAGAAGGTGATAAAGTGAAAGTTTCTATCAATTTGAGAGGTAGAGAATGGACTTCACCACAAGGAGAAGTGAAATATTTCAACTCAATTACCGGTTGGAGAGTTGATAGCTTAGGAGAAGGTGGCTTTAATGAACCTACTCAAGCAACTCCGTCTGCAACAACACAAGCGGCTCCGGCACAAGGAGGAAATGTTTTCGAAGAAGACGAAGATGACTTGCCTTTTTAA
- a CDS encoding sigma factor-like helix-turn-helix DNA-binding protein, translating to MRAVLINFLLDLPEKYKLVIDLIYIEGKKQKEIAALTG from the coding sequence ATGCGTGCTGTTTTGATCAATTTTCTACTTGATCTCCCCGAAAAATACAAACTCGTCATTGACTTGATTTATATCGAAGGGAAAAAACAGAAAGAAATTGCTGCTTTAACCGGTTAA
- a CDS encoding sigma factor has protein sequence MKDKTAATDILQNNFLKVHEYVYHLKTATKVRAWVFQIVRNEIINYFHQQSLHVEQVKEN, from the coding sequence GTGAAGGATAAAACTGCTGCGACCGACATTTTACAAAATAACTTCCTAAAAGTACATGAATATGTATATCATCTTAAAACAGCTACAAAAGTTAGGGCTTGGGTCTTTCAAATTGTTAGAAATGAAATAATAAACTATTTCCACCAGCAATCATTACACGTGGAACAGGTAAAAGAAAATTAA
- a CDS encoding LytR/AlgR family response regulator transcription factor — MKIRCVALDDEPLALKLLSEFISKVDFLQLEASFSSTPEALKYISQNETDCVFLDIEMPDLNGIELSKILNNFAKKPEIVFVSAYGNYAVEGFKLDVVDFLLKPYSFEELKNSAQKVLTSIELKTNKSNDYSNDFFFIKIDAQQVKLNSSEILYIESMRDYVKIYTKNREVPYIPLMTLKKIKTLLNANNFLQINRSQIINTSKISSYGKNSLVVATKKFVISEKFQGGFEKSKKNFTQ, encoded by the coding sequence ATGAAAATACGCTGTGTTGCCTTAGATGACGAACCTTTAGCTCTGAAACTGTTGTCTGAATTTATCTCTAAAGTAGATTTCTTACAACTTGAAGCTTCATTTTCCTCCACGCCCGAAGCTTTAAAATACATTTCTCAAAACGAAACCGACTGTGTTTTTCTGGATATTGAAATGCCGGATCTCAATGGGATCGAACTGAGTAAAATCCTGAATAATTTTGCTAAAAAGCCCGAAATCGTTTTTGTAAGTGCTTACGGAAACTATGCCGTAGAAGGCTTTAAACTGGACGTTGTGGATTTTCTTTTGAAGCCTTACAGTTTTGAAGAGTTAAAAAATTCTGCCCAAAAAGTTTTAACTTCCATTGAATTAAAAACCAATAAAAGCAACGATTATTCTAACGATTTTTTCTTTATTAAAATTGATGCGCAACAGGTCAAACTGAATTCCTCCGAAATTCTCTATATCGAAAGTATGCGGGATTATGTGAAAATTTATACCAAGAACCGGGAGGTTCCGTATATTCCCTTAATGACGTTAAAGAAAATAAAAACACTTCTAAATGCGAACAATTTCCTACAAATCAACCGCTCCCAAATCATTAATACTTCAAAAATAAGTTCTTACGGAAAAAATAGTCTCGTCGTTGCAACTAAAAAATTTGTAATCTCAGAGAAATTTCAGGGTGGATTTGAGAAAAGTAAAAAGAATTTTACTCAATAG
- a CDS encoding sensor histidine kinase — MIRKLLPHLFPWILLAIVLLLLVPMAYPVELPLEYHFYHFILFWLLLAIYYWNVNYLLPVIHKKHGLFYYILCIIAIAIASVFLMELVSNALNIRELMHQKLRPGEPYVKKRNIFIFFYIIILVTIILATGVILELVKKWNQEEKHNIILREEKSKAELSTLKAQIQPHFFFNTLNTIYALSHSDVLQSQEALLQLSKMMRYAMNEKNRGKVQLEEEIGFIKNYLDLMKHRLPKNVDFKADILDVNTDLEIVPMILLTFIENCFKHGITTEKSCEIIIETALNDTRFTLKTQNEIFENKVKSLDSSGIGIDNTIKRLDILYPGNYTYISRKEDGKYYCELQIDLK, encoded by the coding sequence ATGATCCGAAAATTATTGCCACACCTTTTCCCTTGGATTCTACTTGCAATTGTGCTTCTACTCTTAGTTCCTATGGCTTATCCGGTAGAATTGCCGCTGGAATATCACTTTTACCACTTTATTTTATTTTGGCTGCTGCTTGCCATATACTATTGGAATGTTAATTATCTCTTACCAGTCATTCATAAAAAACACGGCCTTTTTTATTATATTTTGTGCATAATAGCAATCGCGATTGCATCGGTTTTTTTAATGGAATTGGTTTCTAACGCTTTAAATATTCGCGAGTTAATGCATCAGAAATTAAGACCTGGTGAACCTTACGTTAAAAAAAGGAATATCTTTATCTTCTTTTATATCATTATTTTAGTCACCATAATTTTAGCAACCGGAGTTATTTTAGAACTGGTAAAAAAGTGGAATCAAGAAGAGAAACACAATATCATTCTTCGGGAAGAAAAATCGAAAGCGGAGTTATCGACATTAAAAGCCCAGATTCAACCGCACTTTTTCTTCAACACGCTCAATACGATTTATGCGCTTTCCCATTCCGACGTTCTACAATCTCAGGAAGCTTTGTTACAACTTTCTAAAATGATGCGGTACGCCATGAATGAAAAAAATCGCGGGAAAGTACAATTAGAAGAAGAAATTGGTTTCATTAAAAATTATCTGGATCTCATGAAACATCGTCTGCCTAAGAACGTTGATTTCAAAGCTGATATTTTGGACGTGAATACAGACTTGGAAATTGTTCCGATGATCCTGTTAACCTTTATTGAAAACTGTTTCAAGCACGGAATTACGACCGAAAAATCCTGTGAAATTATCATTGAAACTGCGTTGAATGACACACGGTTTACTTTAAAAACACAAAACGAAATCTTTGAAAATAAGGTGAAGTCTTTGGACTCGTCGGGAATTGGAATTGATAATACCATCAAACGCTTAGATATTCTTTATCCGGGGAATTACACTTATATTTCGAGGAAAGAAGACGGAAAATATTACTGCGAACTGCAAATTGATCTGAAATGA
- a CDS encoding DUF420 domain-containing protein, whose translation MDFTFFIMTAVLVVTLIAPIFSYYAIRKVKQKDLVTHKKIQTLIYAFCIAAVLVLELLIRFSGGSGSMYGGSSHADNPVFKTILTAHIIGAVLTYIIWTYLIIKSRRKFQKTLPGKFSVTHKKVGVVVFVGLVYTGVTALVVYLMSLDFI comes from the coding sequence ATGGATTTTACATTTTTCATTATGACCGCAGTTTTAGTTGTCACGCTAATCGCCCCAATTTTTAGTTATTACGCCATCAGGAAAGTAAAACAAAAAGACCTTGTAACTCATAAAAAAATACAAACCTTGATTTATGCATTTTGTATCGCTGCAGTTTTGGTTTTGGAATTGTTAATTCGTTTCTCGGGAGGCTCCGGAAGTATGTATGGAGGCAGTTCCCACGCCGATAATCCAGTTTTTAAAACGATTTTGACCGCACATATTATAGGTGCCGTTTTGACTTATATAATATGGACTTATTTAATCATAAAATCTCGGCGGAAATTTCAAAAAACACTTCCCGGAAAATTTTCAGTTACACATAAAAAAGTAGGAGTTGTGGTGTTTGTTGGCTTGGTTTACACCGGAGTTACCGCATTAGTTGTGTATTTAATGTCCCTCGATTTCATATAA